The following proteins are co-located in the Streptococcus downei MFe28 genome:
- the dnaB gene encoding replicative DNA helicase, with product MPEAQELRLQPQDLLAEQAVLGSVFISPDKLISVREYIEPEDFYKYSHKVIFKAMITLNDRNDAIDATTVRAVLDSQDDLQNIGGLAYLVELVNSVPTSANAEYYAKIVAEKSMLRNIISRLTETVNEAYDGAIESDDIIAHAEKALVDINERSSNSGFRKISDILKENYEALEERSQQTSEVTGLPTGFRDLDKITTGLHPDQLFILAARPAVGKTAFVLNIAQNVGTKQNAPVAIFSLEMGADSLVNRMLAAEGLVDSHNLRTGQLTDQDWQNLTLAQGTLADAPIYIDDTPGIKVTEIRARSRKLAQELGGLGLIVIDYLQLITGTRTENRQQEVSDISRQLKILAKELKVPVIALSQLSRGVEQRQDKRPVLSDIRESGSIEQDADIVAFLYRDDYYERGDKEDGDQFEDNTIEVILEKNRAGARGTVKLIFQKEYNKFSSISQLEER from the coding sequence GCAAGATTTACTAGCTGAGCAAGCTGTTCTGGGGTCTGTATTTATCAGCCCAGACAAGCTCATTTCTGTTCGGGAGTACATTGAGCCCGAAGATTTTTATAAATATTCGCACAAGGTTATCTTCAAGGCTATGATAACGTTGAACGACCGCAATGATGCCATTGATGCTACGACTGTTCGGGCTGTCTTGGATAGTCAGGACGACCTGCAAAATATTGGTGGTCTAGCCTATCTGGTCGAACTGGTTAATAGCGTACCAACTAGTGCCAATGCTGAGTATTACGCCAAAATCGTGGCTGAAAAGTCCATGCTCCGCAATATTATCTCCCGCCTAACTGAAACGGTCAATGAAGCCTATGATGGGGCCATTGAGTCGGACGATATTATTGCTCATGCGGAAAAAGCCTTGGTGGACATCAATGAGCGCTCCAGTAACAGCGGCTTTCGTAAGATTTCTGATATCCTCAAGGAAAATTACGAGGCTCTGGAAGAACGCTCGCAACAGACTTCTGAGGTTACGGGTCTTCCTACGGGGTTTCGTGATTTGGACAAGATTACAACAGGCCTCCATCCAGACCAGCTGTTCATTCTGGCCGCCCGTCCTGCGGTTGGTAAGACGGCCTTCGTCCTCAATATTGCTCAGAATGTCGGGACCAAGCAGAATGCTCCTGTGGCCATCTTCTCCCTAGAAATGGGGGCTGATAGCCTAGTTAATCGGATGCTAGCAGCCGAAGGTTTAGTTGATTCTCATAACCTAAGAACTGGTCAGCTGACTGACCAAGATTGGCAAAATCTGACCCTGGCCCAAGGTACTCTGGCTGATGCCCCTATTTACATTGATGACACCCCTGGTATCAAGGTGACGGAAATTCGGGCACGTTCTAGGAAACTAGCTCAAGAGCTAGGTGGTCTAGGCTTGATTGTTATTGACTATCTCCAGCTCATCACTGGAACCAGAACTGAAAATCGCCAACAAGAAGTCTCAGATATTTCTCGTCAGCTTAAGATTCTAGCCAAGGAACTCAAAGTCCCTGTTATCGCCCTTAGTCAGCTCTCTCGGGGCGTAGAGCAAAGGCAGGATAAACGGCCTGTCCTCTCAGATATCCGTGAATCAGGTTCGATTGAGCAAGACGCTGATATTGTTGCCTTCCTCTACCGCGATGACTACTATGAACGCGGAGACAAGGAAGATGGTGACCAATTTGAAGATAACACAATCGAAGTTATTCTTGAAAAGAACCGGGCTGGAGCTCGTGGAACCGTTAAACTGATTTTCCAAAAAGAATACAATAAATTCTCATCAATTTCGCAATTAGAAGAAAGGTAA
- the rpsD gene encoding 30S ribosomal protein S4, which yields MSRYTGPSWKQSRRLGLSLTGTGKELARRNYVPGQHGPNHRGKLSEYGMQLAEKQKLRFTYGLGEKQFRNLFVQATKIKEGTLGYNFMLLLERRLDNVVYRLGLATTRRQARQFVNHGHILVDGKRVDIPSYRVTPGQVISVREKSAKVPAILEAVEATVGRSAFVSFDEEKLEGSLTRLPERDEINPEINEALIVEFYNKML from the coding sequence ATGTCTCGTTATACAGGTCCATCATGGAAACAATCCCGTCGCCTTGGCTTGTCTCTTACAGGTACAGGTAAAGAGTTGGCACGTCGTAACTACGTACCAGGTCAACACGGTCCTAACCATCGTGGTAAACTTTCTGAATATGGTATGCAGTTGGCTGAAAAGCAAAAATTGCGTTTCACTTATGGTCTAGGTGAAAAACAATTCCGTAACCTTTTCGTTCAAGCTACTAAGATTAAAGAAGGAACTCTTGGTTACAACTTTATGCTTCTTTTGGAACGTCGTTTGGACAACGTTGTTTACCGCCTCGGTTTGGCAACAACTCGTCGTCAAGCACGTCAATTCGTTAACCACGGTCACATCCTTGTTGACGGAAAGCGCGTTGATATCCCATCTTACCGTGTTACTCCAGGTCAAGTGATTTCTGTTCGTGAAAAATCAGCTAAGGTTCCAGCAATCTTAGAAGCTGTTGAAGCAACCGTTGGTCGTTCAGCCTTTGTATCTTTTGATGAAGAAAAACTTGAAGGTTCTTTGACTCGTTTGCCAGAACGTGATGAAATTAACCCAGAAATCAACGAAGCGCTGATTGTTGAATTCTACAACAAGATGCTTTAA
- a CDS encoding TetR/AcrR family transcriptional regulator: protein MPKDNRKVRTRQALQKAMVELLAEKDFDAITTSQLAKTAGISRSSFYTHYKDKYDMIDQYQQAIFNKLEYVFDKNHMDIEATLLEIFEFLDRESLFATLITQNGTKEIQNFIRNHLQRLISSDFYDSGLTPQRTSLERLYNSVYISHAMFGIYQMWITRGKKESPKQITKLLVNLLPPLD from the coding sequence ATGCCAAAAGACAATCGAAAAGTTCGCACCCGTCAAGCTTTACAGAAGGCTATGGTTGAATTACTGGCCGAAAAAGATTTTGATGCCATTACGACCAGTCAGCTAGCCAAAACAGCCGGTATCAGCCGTTCAAGCTTTTATACCCATTATAAAGATAAATACGATATGATTGACCAGTACCAGCAGGCAATTTTCAATAAGCTGGAGTATGTCTTTGATAAAAACCATATGGATATAGAAGCTACTCTACTAGAAATTTTTGAGTTTTTGGATAGGGAATCCCTCTTTGCTACCCTGATTACCCAAAATGGCACAAAGGAAATTCAAAACTTTATCCGCAACCACTTGCAAAGGTTGATTTCCTCAGATTTCTACGACAGTGGCCTGACTCCCCAAAGAACCTCGCTGGAGCGACTCTATAATAGTGTCTATATCAGCCATGCCATGTTTGGTATCTATCAAATGTGGATTACCCGCGGCAAGAAGGAGAGTCCCAAGCAGATTACTAAGCTCCTCGTGAACCTACTCCCTCCTCTGGATTGA
- a CDS encoding YhgE/Pip domain-containing protein produces the protein MREEIKAILKRPVVWVTIFGVSLVPMLYNVIFLSSMWDPYGNVSHLPVAVVNQDKAAKFNGKDLTIGKNMVRNMAENDSLDYHFVSQSEAEKGLNHGDYYMVVTLPEELSQNATTLMTAHPKKMQINYQTTKGRSFVASKMSDSAMSKLESSVSNSLTQTYTQAVFQSMTKLQGGMSQAADGSSTLATGADSAKSGSQTLGDNLDLLSTSTQTLASGAGSLNSGLQTYAGGVEQLSAGLNLMNANMGSLSNGVSALSSGADSAQPLVTGANQLATGINQLATNTGLSPEQKTQIDQIIAALPALNSAIQTLNQSVSQMGGTTTSQTSTPTTSQTSTAPDLSSLQTSLASLETQLQSLSGTGTSTTTADTSGQLAAVQSTSAYQSLTPEQQAEISGAITNNAPQSSTSSVDVSGLIATVQGLETSLANIGTTNSTTTTSNAMTPAATTPDLSGLQTNLSTLAAQANVLLPGAATSLSSLESGMSTLNTTLSQQVLPGSQEVAGGIGTMQSQLASGSSQLATGVSTLSNATSTLANGANQLSSNSGQLTSGADQLASGANQLSSGASQLAQGSASLTSGLSTLSTGADTLSKSLAKAKGQLDVVSVKPTNAKAVAQPLNVKHTDKDNVETNGVGMAPYMMSVALMVVALSANVIFAKALSGNEPRNRFAWAKNKLLINGLIATASATILFFAVQAIGVHPNYTGKTYLVTLFAAWALMALVTALVGWDQRYGSFASLIILLLQLGSSAGTYPIELSPKFFKIVQPYLPMSYSVLGLRKTISLTGDVGRELTTLLAFMVGAMILGLLIYRQQDDR, from the coding sequence ATGCGAGAAGAAATCAAAGCTATTCTAAAAAGACCAGTAGTCTGGGTAACTATTTTTGGGGTTTCCCTGGTGCCCATGCTCTATAATGTTATCTTCTTAAGTTCCATGTGGGACCCTTATGGGAATGTCAGCCACCTGCCGGTCGCGGTTGTCAATCAGGATAAGGCCGCTAAATTCAACGGTAAAGATCTGACCATCGGTAAGAATATGGTTCGGAATATGGCTGAAAATGATAGCTTGGATTATCATTTTGTCTCACAATCAGAGGCTGAAAAAGGATTAAATCACGGTGATTATTATATGGTTGTGACCCTACCAGAGGAGCTCTCCCAAAATGCTACCACCTTGATGACTGCCCATCCAAAGAAAATGCAAATTAACTATCAAACCACCAAGGGTAGAAGTTTCGTTGCCTCCAAGATGAGTGATTCGGCCATGTCTAAGTTGGAGTCTAGTGTTTCAAACTCTCTGACTCAAACCTATACGCAAGCTGTTTTTCAAAGTATGACTAAGTTGCAAGGAGGAATGAGTCAGGCAGCTGATGGCAGTAGCACCTTAGCGACGGGTGCGGACTCGGCTAAATCAGGCAGTCAGACCTTGGGAGACAATCTTGACCTCCTGTCAACGTCAACCCAAACCCTGGCATCTGGAGCCGGTAGCCTAAATTCAGGTTTACAGACCTATGCTGGTGGTGTTGAGCAGCTATCTGCTGGCCTCAACCTTATGAATGCCAATATGGGAAGTTTGTCTAATGGCGTTTCTGCCCTTTCTTCTGGAGCAGATTCTGCTCAACCTTTAGTCACAGGGGCCAATCAGCTAGCAACAGGCATCAATCAGTTAGCCACTAATACTGGTTTATCTCCAGAGCAAAAAACTCAAATTGACCAGATTATTGCGGCCCTGCCAGCCCTCAATTCAGCCATCCAAACGCTTAATCAAAGTGTCAGTCAGATGGGAGGGACAACAACTTCTCAAACTAGCACACCGACAACAAGCCAAACCTCAACAGCACCAGACCTTTCTAGCCTGCAAACCAGTCTGGCTAGTTTGGAGACGCAATTGCAATCCTTATCTGGTACAGGGACCAGCACTACCACGGCTGATACTTCTGGTCAGTTGGCAGCAGTCCAATCGACCTCGGCCTATCAGTCCTTGACTCCTGAGCAACAGGCAGAAATTTCTGGGGCCATCACTAACAATGCTCCTCAGTCTAGTACTAGTTCGGTCGATGTCAGTGGTCTGATTGCTACTGTCCAAGGCTTGGAAACCAGCCTTGCTAATATCGGAACGACAAATAGCACGACAACGACAAGCAATGCGATGACACCAGCAGCAACCACTCCAGATTTGTCAGGTCTGCAAACTAATCTTAGCACTCTAGCGGCTCAAGCTAATGTTCTTCTGCCAGGGGCTGCTACCAGCCTGTCCAGCTTAGAGTCTGGCATGTCCACCCTTAACACGACCCTCTCTCAACAGGTTCTCCCTGGTAGTCAAGAGGTGGCTGGTGGAATTGGGACCATGCAGAGTCAGTTGGCAAGTGGTTCTTCTCAGCTTGCGACAGGGGTGTCAACCTTGAGCAATGCCACCTCAACCCTAGCTAATGGGGCCAATCAATTGTCCAGCAATTCTGGCCAATTAACCAGTGGTGCCGACCAATTAGCTTCTGGTGCCAATCAGCTGTCTTCAGGCGCTAGCCAGTTAGCTCAGGGAAGTGCCAGTTTGACAAGTGGCTTGTCAACCCTGTCAACTGGTGCGGATACCTTGTCTAAGTCCTTGGCAAAGGCTAAGGGTCAATTAGATGTGGTTTCCGTAAAACCAACTAATGCTAAGGCAGTGGCCCAACCCCTAAACGTAAAACATACGGATAAGGATAACGTGGAAACCAATGGGGTTGGTATGGCTCCCTACATGATGTCAGTTGCCCTGATGGTTGTTGCCCTTTCAGCCAATGTAATCTTTGCCAAGGCTCTCTCTGGTAATGAGCCTCGAAATCGCTTTGCCTGGGCCAAAAACAAACTCTTGATTAATGGTTTAATTGCGACGGCTTCGGCTACGATTCTTTTCTTTGCGGTTCAAGCCATTGGTGTTCACCCTAACTACACCGGCAAGACCTATCTGGTCACCCTTTTTGCGGCCTGGGCTTTGATGGCCCTTGTAACTGCCTTGGTCGGTTGGGATCAAAGGTATGGTTCCTTTGCCAGCCTCATTATCCTGCTCTTACAACTAGGATCCAGCGCAGGAACCTATCCAATCGAGCTTAGTCCAAAATTCTTTAAAATCGTTCAGCCCTACCTGCCTATGTCCTATTCGGTTTTAGGCTTACGTAAGACCATATCCCTAACAGGTGATGTGGGACGAGAACTTACGACCTTACTAGCCTTTATGGTGGGCGCCATGATTTTGGGCTTGCTTATTTACCGTCAACAGGATGACCGCTAG
- a CDS encoding Veg family protein gives MSDAFADVAKMKKIKEDVKNHEGQEVEMTLDHGRKREKTKVGRLIEVYPSLFIVEYSDQASQPGEISNTYVESYTYSDILTQKSLIRYFDED, from the coding sequence ATGAGTGATGCATTTGCAGATGTTGCTAAAATGAAAAAAATTAAAGAAGATGTTAAAAACCATGAAGGCCAAGAGGTTGAAATGACTCTGGATCATGGACGCAAACGGGAAAAAACGAAGGTTGGTCGTCTGATTGAGGTTTATCCTTCCCTTTTTATCGTTGAGTATAGTGACCAGGCCAGTCAACCTGGTGAAATCAGCAACACCTACGTAGAATCCTACACTTACTCAGATATTTTGACCCAAAAGAGTCTCATTCGCTATTTTGACGAAGATTAA